CTGTGACCCCGCAACGCTCCTGGAATTCGGCCACCCTGCTTTTCCGATTGCTTGCGAAACTAAAAATTTCGGAAGCGGATAAGTTTTCCATGCCAGACGCCGTCCAATTCGTAGTAGAAGCCAAGAAAGTCGTTTCGCGCGAACAGCCGCTCTTCCTCGACCAAGCGATTGTTGCCCTTACCGCCATCCTTCTCGCCCCACACGATCCACACCGGTTTCAGCCCGTTCCGCTTGGCGAAATCTTTGATGACATCGGCTCTCACCACCGTCACGCCGTCGTCTCCGCGGTTATGGTCGTGCACAAACGCTGGCTTGCCGTCTTCGCTGACGTAATAGGCCGACCAAGCGTCCTTTGGCCTCAGCTTCTGAAGGCTGAAGAGTGCCGCTGTCGGTACGTTGAAGCCTTTATCGCTCGGTACGCCGCTGCAATCGTACTCTCCGAACTTCGGCGAGTAACTTTCGACAAATCGGCCGAATTTTATGTCCGTGATTTCATGAGTAAGCTCGAACTTCACGGGACCGGTTTGATGCAGAGCGCTTCGCTGCCCATAAAAAGCATGGGAATCCCGGGCGTTGTCGAAAATGTCACCATCGTCTCCATCCAAAGACTCGGTGGTGAGTTCGTCGAGTCTTCCTAGATCCTCGGGATTGAACAGCACCAATTCGATGCTGAGCTGCGCACTTTTAAAGGGATCGGTCGACTCGAGGTTGTTCATGTAGCCGAGGCTGCGGGCGAAGCTCTTCTGGAGGTACCAGTCCTGGCCGCCGATGTCCTTCTGGATGAGAAACGGAACCACATCGGGAAGATCGACCGGCGTTTTCGTCCACTCCATGTTTGCGAGCGGTTCGGATGGGATGAAGCGCATTTCCGGCACCTGAAGAGCTTCAGGGAAAAACGATCTCGTCTGCCTCGCGAATTCGCTCGCTAGGTACGTCGGATCGATATCGGACCGGTTGAAACGCTCCAGCTCTCGCAAAATCGAAGCCGGGCTGTTCCAGTCGAGATACCAGTGGTGGTCGGCCAAGTAGCCGATGAGTTCCTGGTGGGCGATGTGCTGATATTTTTTGCCAATCCGCTCGATCTGATGGTCATGGCGTCCATGCGAATACCGGAGGGCTTGTCTTTCGACCGGTTCGTGAACCTGCTGGTCCCATCCTAGCTTCAGAGCACGATCAACGATCCAATTCCTGGCGGTCTGAATCGAGAATCTTTCGATCTGGCCACCGCTGCGAATTGCAAGCGGCTCGAGAGCCTTGTAACGGTCGCGCAACTCACGCGTGAGCAGCGCAAGCAGCGAGGCCTCCAGATCGTCATAGGCTTTCTCAAGGCCTTGACTCTCGGCGTCTTCCGCCGAGGCCAGACTAGCGATTTGAACGGCGAGTTTCTCCACCTTGTCGCCGTGATCGTCGTCGTGATCCATTTGGGCGAGTAGCGCTTCGATATCGGCGTGTTTGAGCAATCCGGCCATCGAGCCCTCGGCCTTCTGCGCACAGGCCCTTTCTAGCTCGGTTCGCATTTCGGCCGCCCTAGGATCGGCTCCTTCCACATCTGCCCAGAATTGCTCGATTTCCATGTCTCTCGAGACAGGTGGATTCTCGCCCCTCGTCTCCGCTGAGAAGCTGCTGTCGATGCCAGAGATAGTGTAGCGGCCGAAATCACCAGCCATCATGGGCTGCTTCGACCCGTCTTTCTCGGGAAGATACCCAATGACCGAGCTGAAGATATCGCGTGCGATTTCATGTAATGGCGCGAGATCAGCAAGGGTTGGCCAATCCGTGATTGGCGGAGATGCGTAGGGAGGTGTAGCTCGGCTGACGAGGTCCGCACCCAGAGCAGCACCACGCATTTTGGCGTGAAGCACGATGATGTGTGCGTAACGACGGACCCAGGCGTGACGTTCCACCGGCTGCTTGACAAACACCATCCGGTCTGCGGCTTCCGCCGCCAACTTGAGTATAGACACATCAACACAGTAGAGCGCTCCTCCCACCGCGGCAGCCAATACCCGCTCCCGGATGTAGGCATCATCCCAGTCCTTAAATTCCTCGATCAACCGAGCGATCTCCGCCGGGAACTTCATGAGCAGGCTCGAAAGAGCCTTTGTCGCGCTGTCCCGCACTTCGCGGTCCATTGTCGAAGTCATCAACGCGATGGTCGTCGCGATCAGGTGTATCTTTTCAGAGCCAATCTCCGCTGCAGGTGCCGTCCAGCTCCAATCGATAAGCTCCTGGACGATGGACCATTCTTCGTCGTAGGTTTCGGTCTTACTAACAAGATAGAGTGACCAGATCGCATCGCGATCGGCCAACGTCATCGCCCCGAGCTTTTCCTTCAGGTAGAGCGCGTTGAGCCGGCATCCGGGGATCGCGGCCAGCCTCAGCAGCACATCGAAATAAGAGTCGTCGGACAATTCGGGTTCATCGGCCGTCGCTGGGCGAGCCCGAATATCCTCCAGCAGTTCTCGCGTCTCCTCCAGGATAGCATTTCGCTGACGCCACTGGAGGGAAGCAAGGAAATCTTCTGCAGAGAAGAATATGTGATCGCCGAGATCCACTTCGATATCCGTCAGTTCCTTGCCCAAACGTAGCGCTGTGAGGGCGAACAACGCGGTCCGTGGCCCGGCAAACTTCCACGGCGTCTTTTCGTCAAAAAGGTAGTGGTATTTTCCGCCCGGCTTGATCGCAACAGCGAGAGCCAGTGCGTCGCCTGTGTGCCGAAGTATTGCATCGGCAATAAAATAATCACTGAACTTCTGGAACGCGAACGAGATGTGCTTTCCGGTTTTGCTGTCGCTGTAATCGGGTGTGTCTAGGAACATGCCTTCATCGATCAGCTTCATCAGCAAACGATCTGCCGCCTTCGTCGGAAGCCCCAGATCGACGATTTGTTCGCAGATGGCGTTTGCGGTCTTGAAATCCAGATATTCGCTACCGTCTTCGGCCATCTTCGCGGCAATTGCCTCGGCCACTTCCAAGATCTTTCCGTCGCCACGCTCGATTCGGTCGTATCTCTTGGTGGTCAGATTGATTTCGATCGCTTCTAGCCAGAAGTCGATTAGTTTGCTGATAGAATCCAGCCCCCTGGGGAACGAGGTCTGTTTCCTGGCGAGCAGGAAATCGACCGCTGTGGTCAGGAAGAGCGGGTTGTAAAGAATGTCCCGTAGCTCGAAGATCGGGGCCGAGGGACGCTCAATGCCGTGGCGATCGAGGTACTGGCGAGCAGCCTCACCCAAGTTCGCAGAAAACCCGACGTGCTGTACCGTGACAACATCAAGGCCGGGACGTATGCACAGCTTCTTGTAAGCTGATCGGATCGACGCGCAGAAACCGATTTGGCCGAATTGCCGGACCTGAGAAATCAGCTTCGGAAGCCCAGGTTCCCATCCGGCAGCATCAAGGCTTTCGTTGATTCCGTCGATCGCGATCAACGCCGGACGACCACTCGCTTTTGCGGCGGCATCGAGAGCGCCGAGGAATGTTTCGAAACGTAGGTCCTTGAGATCGAGGTAATGAAGGATTTCGCTTTCCGGCTTATCACCCTGATCAAGTGTGCGCCCAGGGACAAACACCGCGGGATGTCCCTGCTGAACGTGGCGCTGCACCTCACGAGCGATAATATGCGACTTTCCGATTCCGGCTTCGCCTTCGACAAGCAGCGCCGGGGTTTGAAACAGTTCGATTTCCTGTAGCGAAAACTCGAGCGAGGCACCCACGATGTCGCTCTGCAGTTCCGCGAGGAGGTTTCGGATTTTCGGCGGATAAACGTAAGGTTCCCGTTCACTGTCCGGCTTCTTGGGGTCTTTGCGGGTCATGAAGCGCGCTTGCCTCAGAACGAAATCAACGGAACCGTTATTCTCGACGTCCCGCAACATCTTCAGTAGGCTCGCGATACGCTGATCCACCAGTTTGCCCGGATCGGTTTCTTCAGCAGCCTTGCTGAGTTCCCCCAGAAGTGAAACCACCTGCTCGAAGTCCGCGATGTGGCTATCGGTCATGTCCAACGTTTTTATCGCCGCCGCCAGTCTTTCCGTCGAGTTGGCAATGATGCTCCACACGGACTCTATTCGCTGCAGGAATCTCAGCCCTTTGGTCATGATTTCGAGCGTGTCACCGATCTTCACGTCGACATGATCAGGCTCCCTGTATCTATTGCCGATAAAGGCCAGCGACTTGCTAAGCTGCCTCTCAAACCAGTCTTGATCCAGAACCGTCTCGTCGAACCAGTAGAGCCGCATACCAGCGTGAGCGGGATCGCTCCTTTGTAGCCGCGAGACGAAGTAAGTGTCGTCCCACAAGACGATTTCGACCTTCCGTGTCTGCGCGGTCGCTTCATCCTCGCACCACTGTTTGAAGCTCTTCCAATTCTTCGTCTGCGTATCAGTCTCGCCCTCGGCATGACCGGACAGGTTCCGGGGAATTGCGACGTAATACCGTTCCAACTTTGGGAAATTGGTCAGCGCGGCCGAAAACGACGTCTTGAGCTGGCTGACCTCGGATGAACCAAAGCCCTCGGTGAAGTACTTGGACTGCCAACCCAAGACACGGCCATCGGCGAAACGTGCAATGATCTCGACGCCGCCATCTGCCCCAGGTCCTCTATGCTCAATCTCTGTTGCACCTTTCGGCGGCTCTGCCAGAACAAGCTGCCGGGTCAGCTCTTCAAAGCCATCATTCTGCGAACTGCGGTGCTTACGGATATTTCGAAAATTAATATCAGGATTAGACACGATTTGAGCTTTACTCGCAATTTTGGTATGAATTCAACACGGAAATCGGGAAGGAGGTATATTCGCATGGTAAGCGCCGATTTTCCAGCGCTGGTTGCGACGCGGAATAAAGACAAATGCTTAGCACTTGTCACGATTTATTCTCTCGCGGCTCCCGCCCTTCAATGGTGCCACCCGTATTGAATGGCAGCTTCCGGGCACCGCGCCGAAGAGCGTGAACGACCAAAATGAAGCGCCAAGCTGCCACTATATAGGACTCGTGCTCCCCTCACCCCCCAGCCAGTCTCGGCAGCAGAAATATCTCCGCCCCCGGCGGCAACTTCTTGTTCCACGTATCGCGATAGATCACCCCGTCGATCGCCACGGCAATCCCACGGTCGATCCACGGCTCGAAGCCGGGATACTGTTCAGCCAATTTCCTGAACAGCTCCCTGATGTCCTTGGCCTCTACTTCGACCTTGCTCTTGCCGCCGGCGAGTTGGCCGAGCGCGCCCCAAAGCGTGACTTCGACCATCGCTTAAGGTGTGCCGATATTCAAGTGAGGCCCGCCTGCGAACGAAGGCTTCCTGCGCTTCCGGTGCTCACGTACGAAAACTACGCTCCGCTCCGGTTCTCGCAAGCCGTCGTTCTCGACTCGTCCTGACTTGAATCTCAACACACCTTGACCTCAGCGTTGGATATCTCAGCCTTCCTCCTCGATCGCCGCCAGGATGCGCGGCGGCGACATCGGGATGTGGGTCATGCGCACGCCGGCCGCGTTCGACACCGCGTTGGCGATCGCCGCCAGCGGCGGCACGATCGAGGTTTCGCCGACGCCGCGCACGCCATAGGGGTGGTTGGGGTTGGGGATTTCCAGGATCTGGGTGTCGATCATCGGCAGGTCGGAGCACACCGGTATGCGGTAGTCGAGGAAGCCGGCGTTCTGCAGCCGCCCGTCCTTGCCGTAGATGTACTCCTCGTTGAGCGCCCAGCCGATGCCTTGCGCCGCGCCGCCCTGGTACTGGCCCTCGACATAGGTCGGGTGCACCGCCTTGCCGGCGTCCTGCACCACCGTGTAGCGGATGACCCTGGTGGCGCCCGTCTCGGGGTCCACCTCCACGTCGCAGATATGGGTGGCGAAGGAAACGCCGGCGCCGTCGGCGACGAGCTCGCTATGGCCGGCGATCGGCCCGCCGGTCTTGCCGGACTGGGCGGCGATCTCCTTCAGCGAGAGCGCGGCGAGGTTGCCGTATTTTTCGCCTTTGGCCAGAGCGTGGCCCTTTTCCCAGACGACGTCGTCGACCGGAATGTCCCACATCTGCGCGGCGCGCTCGCGCAGGATCCTGATCGCGTTGCGGGCGGCCGAGATCGTCGCCATGGAGGACGAGAACGTGCCCCGGCTGCCGTCGGTCATGTCGTTGTAACCAAGGCTGGAGGTGTCGGCGACGATGGCCTTGACCTGACTGTAGTCGATGCCGAGCTCTTCCGCCGCCACCAGCGACAGCGAGGCGCGGGAGCCACCGACATCGACAGTGCCGACGGCGAGCGACACCGAACCGTCCATGCCGATGTTCAAGTCGGTGCAGGTCTGGCCGCCGAAATTGAACCAGAAGCCGCAGGCCATGCCGCGCCCCTGGTTCTCCTTGAGCGGTGCCTTCATGTGCGGATGGTCCTTGGCCGCTTCCAGCGTCGGGCCGATGCCGATCGGGCCGTAGACCGGGCCGTAGGAAGAGCGCGTGCCTTCCTGGGCGGCGTTCCTGATGCGGAACTCGACCGGGTCGATGCCGATCTCCTTGGCCAGCTCGTCGACGGCGCTTTCCACGGCAAAGGCCGCCATGGGTGCCGACGGCGCGCGATAGGCCGCGGTCTTCGGCCGGTTGACCAGCACTTCGTAGCCCACCGTCTTGACGTTATCGAGCTTGTAGCAGGCAAACGCCGTCATGGCGCCGACCTCGGCCCAGCTGCCGGCATAGGGGCCGCTGGTGTAGCGCAGCGTCGCTTCCGCCGCGGTGATGGTGCCATCCTTGCGGGCGCCGATCTTGACGTCGATCGAGGTGGCGCTGGTCGGCCCCGAGGCGCGGAACACCTCATCGCGGGTCATGACAAGCTTCACCGGGCGTCCGGCCTTGCGCGACAAAGCCAGTGCCACCGGCTCGGCCCAGACATGGGTCTTGCCGCCGAAGCCGCCGCCGATCTCCGACGAGGTGACGCGCAGCTTCGAGGCTTCCATTCCGAGCAGCTGCGCGCAGTGCTGGCGATAGACGAAATGCCCCTGCGTGCAGACCCACAGGTCGGCGGTGCCGTCGGAGCTGACGCTCGCCACGCAGGCATGCGGCTCGATATAGCCCTGATGCGTCTGCTCGGTCTTGAACGAGCGCTCGACGATGAAGTCGGCATGCGCGAAACCCTCATGCACGTCGCCATGGCCGAACTGGCTGCGTTTGGTGACGTTGGACGGCTTGACCGGCTTCTCCTCCAGACCCTCGGTGAAGATCGCGTCGTTGATCAGCGGCGCGTGATGCGCCATCGCCTCGTCGACGTCGGTGACATGCGGCAGCGGCTCGTAGTCGACCTCGATCAGCTTCAGCGCCTGCCTTGCCGTGCGGGCATCGACAGCGGCGACCGCGGCCACCGCATGGCCGTCATAGAGCGCCTTGGTGCGCGCCATGCAATTGTCGAGGATGTCGTACATGGCGGCATCGCCATCGGTGAGATCGGGCAGGTCGGCGGCGGTGATCACCGCCTTCACGCCGTTCAGCTTCTCGGCCTTGGAGGTGTCGATCTTGCGGATCTTGGCATGCGCGTGCGGGCTGCGCAGGATGCGCCCGACCAGCTGGCCGGCCATGTTGAAGTCCGCGCCGTAGCGGGCGCGGCCGGTCACCTTGTCGACGCCGTCGGGGCGGACGGGGCGCGTGCCGACGGATTTGAAACTGCGCCCCGAATAACGCGGATCGAAATTCATTGTCAGGCTCCCTTCATCACGCCGGCCGCGTCCTGGACGGCGCGCACGATCTTGTCATAGCCGGTGCAGCGGCAGAGATTGCCGGCCAGGCCGAAGCGGATTTCCTCCTCGGTTGGGTCGGGGTTCTTGGCGAGCAGGTCCTTGGCCGCGATCAGGAAGCCCGGCGTGCAGATGCCGCATTGCAGCGCCGCGTGCTCCAGGAACTTCTGCTGCAGCGGATGCAGCTGATCGCCATGCGCCATGCCCTCGACGGTCTCGATGCGCCGCCCCTCGGCTTCCGCGCCCAGCACCAGGCAGGAGCACACCAGCCGGTTGTCGAGGATGACGCTGCAGGCGCCGCAATCGCCGGTGCCGCAGCCTTCCTTGGCGCCGGTCAAGCCGAGCCGGTCGCGCAGCACGTCCAGCAGCGTCTCGTCGGGCTGGCACAGATATTCGATCGTGTCGCCATTGATGGTCGTTGAAACTGCTATGCCAGCCATCATTTGCCTCCCGCACGTGCATAGGCGGTCATCGCGGCCCGCCTGGCCAGCACGCCCGCAACCTTCCGTCTGAATTCGATGGTGCCCCTCTTGTCGTCGATGGGGAGGCAGGCGCCGGAGCAGACCTTGGCCAGCCGCTCGAGTGCTGCTTCGTCGAGCTTCCTGCCGACAAGGGCCTCGGCGGCCTCTTCGACCAGCAACACGGTCGGCGCGGCGGCGCCGATCGCCACGCGGGCCGCCGTCACGACGCCCGCTTCGTCGATCGTCAGGTTGACGCCGGCGCTGACCACGGCGATGTCCATCTCGGTGCGCGGAATGAACCGCAGATACGCATCGGCCGAACGCGGCGCGCGCTTGTCGAGCAGGATCGCCTCGATGATCTCGCCCTTGGCGAGCGAGATCTTGCCCGGCCCGACCGGCACGGCTTCGACGGCGATCGTGCGCCTGCCTCCGGGCCCGGCAATCACCGCCCGGGCGCCGGCCGCGACCAGCGCCGGAACACTGTCGGCCGCCGGCGAGGCGTTGCACAGATTGCCCGTCATGGTGCAGCGGCCCTGCACCTGCTTCGAGCCGATCAGCTTCGCCGCTTCGACGACGCCAGGCCATGCCTTCTTCAGGACGGCGCTCTCGCCGAGCACGGCGCAGGGAACTGCGGCGCCGATGCTGAAGCCGTCGGCTGTTTCGCGGATGTCGCTCAAGCCGGCGATGCCCTTGATGTCGACAATCAGCTCCGGTTCGATGAAGCCGCCCTTCATTCTCACCAGAAGGTCGCTGCCGCCGGCGAGAATGGCCGCCGGCCCCGCCGATCCGGCCAATTGGCCCACGGCATCTTCGATTGAAAGCGGACGTATGTAACGCATCGTCTCCCCTTGATTGTCGCGATCTCGCCGACCGTTATAAACTGTCTCCCCATAATGACCATCCGCTTCCTCATTCGCGACGATGGGCCACACGCCGCAAAATGCAGTCCCAAATCCACCCGAACCGGCGTAAGTTAGGCGTGCGCCAGCCGGACACGCCCAACGAGCGACGGAGGCGGGCCTCGGAAAAAAATCCGGGGCCGATGTCGGACTGGCCAGGCCTTGCTCGTCCTTGGGGCGTCGAACAGCAATCATGAAAGGAAAGAATATGCCCGGCACCGTACGTTTGCACCGCGTTCTGACGACCAGCCCGCAAAAGGTCTACCGCGCCTTCGTCGAGGCCGATGCGCTGACGAAATGGCTGCCGCCGAACGGCTTCACCTGCACGGTCGATCATCTCGAGGCAAAGGTCGGCGGCACGTTCAAGATGGCCTTCCGCAACTTCACGACCGGCGGCAGCCATTCCTTCGGCGGCGAGTATGTTGAACTCGTTCCGGGCGAGCGCCTGCGCTACACCGACAGGTTCGACGATCCCAACCTGCCCGGCGAGATGCAGGTGACGATAGTCCTGAAGAAAGTGTCGGTCGGCACCGAGATCGACATCACCCAGGCCGGCATTCCGGACGTCATCCCGGTCGAGGCCTGCTATCTCGGCTGGCAGGAATCGCTCCGGAACCTGGCAAAGCTCGTCGAGCCCGAGATCAATCAATAGATCGATGAGTGCAGCGCTGTCGACGATGACATCCTCGGCGCCAACGGCTGCGGGCGGTGACAAACAGGGGCCTTGACGGCACCATCTTGCGCGTGAAACCTCTCCGGCCAAAGGGCAGTGCAATCGCATACGGCAGCGCCGGCCCCTCTCCGTCCGCTGCGCGGCCACCTCGCCCCCACTCTGTGGGGGCGAGGAACCAAGCCTCCCAAAGCCGCGACTTCGGAGATTGGCGTTTCCTCGCCCCCATGTACATGGGGGCGAGGTGGCCGCGCAGCGGACGGAGAGGGGGAGCGCCCTATGCGATTGTCCTCGCCTTGTGACCGGCATGTCACGAAGAACGCAGCGGAGGCCAAGAAGCATGACCCTCACCAACCGGGACATCGTCGAGCTGACTGAATGGCGGCGCAAGCTGCACCGGCAGCCGGAAATCTCGAACGAGGAGGAGAACACGGCCAAAGAGGTCGTCGCCTTCCTCGCCGATACCGCGCCGGACAAGGTGCTGACCGGCCTCGGCGGACATGGCGTGGCCGCGATCTACGACAGCGGCAAGGCGGGACCGACGGTGCTGTTCCGCTCCGAACTCGACGCGCTGCCGATCGCGGAACTGTCAGGCGCGCCGCATGCCTCGCAGGTGCCCGGCAAGTCGCATATGTGCGGCCATGACGGCCACACCGCGATCCTGGCGTCGCTTGGCCGCCAGCTCGGCCGCCAGCGCCCTGCCAGCGGCCGCGTCGTGCTGATGTTCCAGCCGGCGGAGGAGACCGGCAATGGCGCGGCCGGCGTCGTCGCCGATCCGCGCTTCGGCGAGATCGCGCCGGATTTCGCCTTCTCGCTGCACAATCTGCCCGGCGTGCCGTTCGGCGAGGTGCGGCTGAAACCCGGCGTGGTCAACTGCGCCTCGCGCGGCATGCGAATCATCCTGGAGGGCAAGACCGCGCATTCCTCCATGCCCGAGACCGGCATCTCGCCGATGCCCGCGATCTCGGAGCTGATGCCGGCCTTGCCCGCGCTCGGCCGCGCGACCTTCGCCGATGACGATTTCGCGATGGTCACCGTCACCCATGCCGAGATGGGCGAAGCCGTGTTCGGCATCGCGCCCGCGCATGCAGAAGTCTGGGCGACGCTGCGCACGCGGCGTGACGAGCGCATGGCGGATCTGTGTGCCGCCGCCGAGACGCTGGTCAAGGAGATCGCCGCCCGCCACAGCCTCTCCGCCTGCTGGGACTATCACGAGATTTTCGTCACCAGCGTCAACGCGCCGGACGCGGTGCAACACCTGCGGCGCGCCCTCGACGAAGAAGGTGTCGCGCACGGGCAGGAAGCCCTGCCGATGCGTGCCTCGGAAGATTTCGGCCTGTTCGGCCACGGCGCCCCGTCGGCCATGTTCTTCCTCGGCGCCGGCGAGAAGCACCCTGCCCTGCACAATCCGGACTATGATTTTCCCGACGACCTGATCCCGATCGGGTCGAGGATTTTCATGCGCACCGCCCGCAACCTGCTGGGCTGAGCTTGGCTTAACTCAGCCTCCGAGGCGGCAAGCCGCGCACCCGGTTGCGGTCGACTGCGACCACTTTTGACGACACAGACCCCGCGGTGAGCGCTCGCTGTCCCGCCGCATTATCGACCGTCATGCAACGGTCTGGCTCGGAACGATGAGGCTTGCACCACAACATCGGTTTCTTCAAGGTAGGAGCAACGGCGGACATAGATATCGTTGCTTGCCGATTTGACCGGAAGGTTACAGCACCATGCCACTCAGGATTCGACGATTGGCCGCCAGGACTCTGGCGCGCCCGGCGCGACGTCTCGGAGATCTGACTGCGATGCTTGTCCTGATTGCCAGGCCGCTCGTCTTTGGAATCGCCCTTTTGTTGGCTGGT
The genomic region above belongs to Mesorhizobium sp. B4-1-4 and contains:
- a CDS encoding FAD binding domain-containing protein; protein product: MRYIRPLSIEDAVGQLAGSAGPAAILAGGSDLLVRMKGGFIEPELIVDIKGIAGLSDIRETADGFSIGAAVPCAVLGESAVLKKAWPGVVEAAKLIGSKQVQGRCTMTGNLCNASPAADSVPALVAAGARAVIAGPGGRRTIAVEAVPVGPGKISLAKGEIIEAILLDKRAPRSADAYLRFIPRTEMDIAVVSAGVNLTIDEAGVVTAARVAIGAAAPTVLLVEEAAEALVGRKLDEAALERLAKVCSGACLPIDDKRGTIEFRRKVAGVLARRAAMTAYARAGGK
- a CDS encoding amidohydrolase, with the translated sequence MTLTNRDIVELTEWRRKLHRQPEISNEEENTAKEVVAFLADTAPDKVLTGLGGHGVAAIYDSGKAGPTVLFRSELDALPIAELSGAPHASQVPGKSHMCGHDGHTAILASLGRQLGRQRPASGRVVLMFQPAEETGNGAAGVVADPRFGEIAPDFAFSLHNLPGVPFGEVRLKPGVVNCASRGMRIILEGKTAHSSMPETGISPMPAISELMPALPALGRATFADDDFAMVTVTHAEMGEAVFGIAPAHAEVWATLRTRRDERMADLCAAAETLVKEIAARHSLSACWDYHEIFVTSVNAPDAVQHLRRALDEEGVAHGQEALPMRASEDFGLFGHGAPSAMFFLGAGEKHPALHNPDYDFPDDLIPIGSRIFMRTARNLLG
- a CDS encoding xanthine dehydrogenase family protein molybdopterin-binding subunit, whose translation is MNFDPRYSGRSFKSVGTRPVRPDGVDKVTGRARYGADFNMAGQLVGRILRSPHAHAKIRKIDTSKAEKLNGVKAVITAADLPDLTDGDAAMYDILDNCMARTKALYDGHAVAAVAAVDARTARQALKLIEVDYEPLPHVTDVDEAMAHHAPLINDAIFTEGLEEKPVKPSNVTKRSQFGHGDVHEGFAHADFIVERSFKTEQTHQGYIEPHACVASVSSDGTADLWVCTQGHFVYRQHCAQLLGMEASKLRVTSSEIGGGFGGKTHVWAEPVALALSRKAGRPVKLVMTRDEVFRASGPTSATSIDVKIGARKDGTITAAEATLRYTSGPYAGSWAEVGAMTAFACYKLDNVKTVGYEVLVNRPKTAAYRAPSAPMAAFAVESAVDELAKEIGIDPVEFRIRNAAQEGTRSSYGPVYGPIGIGPTLEAAKDHPHMKAPLKENQGRGMACGFWFNFGGQTCTDLNIGMDGSVSLAVGTVDVGGSRASLSLVAAEELGIDYSQVKAIVADTSSLGYNDMTDGSRGTFSSSMATISAARNAIRILRERAAQMWDIPVDDVVWEKGHALAKGEKYGNLAALSLKEIAAQSGKTGGPIAGHSELVADGAGVSFATHICDVEVDPETGATRVIRYTVVQDAGKAVHPTYVEGQYQGGAAQGIGWALNEEYIYGKDGRLQNAGFLDYRIPVCSDLPMIDTQILEIPNPNHPYGVRGVGETSIVPPLAAIANAVSNAAGVRMTHIPMSPPRILAAIEEEG
- a CDS encoding SRPBCC family protein encodes the protein MPGTVRLHRVLTTSPQKVYRAFVEADALTKWLPPNGFTCTVDHLEAKVGGTFKMAFRNFTTGGSHSFGGEYVELVPGERLRYTDRFDDPNLPGEMQVTIVLKKVSVGTEIDITQAGIPDVIPVEACYLGWQESLRNLAKLVEPEINQ
- a CDS encoding MoaD/ThiS family protein, with protein sequence MVEVTLWGALGQLAGGKSKVEVEAKDIRELFRKLAEQYPGFEPWIDRGIAVAIDGVIYRDTWNKKLPPGAEIFLLPRLAGG
- a CDS encoding (2Fe-2S)-binding protein, coding for MAGIAVSTTINGDTIEYLCQPDETLLDVLRDRLGLTGAKEGCGTGDCGACSVILDNRLVCSCLVLGAEAEGRRIETVEGMAHGDQLHPLQQKFLEHAALQCGICTPGFLIAAKDLLAKNPDPTEEEIRFGLAGNLCRCTGYDKIVRAVQDAAGVMKGA